A window of the Lactuca sativa cultivar Salinas chromosome 7, Lsat_Salinas_v11, whole genome shotgun sequence genome harbors these coding sequences:
- the LOC111904521 gene encoding UDP-glycosyltransferase 89A2 codes for MSSSLMKQKQKLDEYRNAPKHMDEFKRLDGAHILVFPFPAQGHMLPLLDLTHRLAKNGLTITIVVTPKNLPILNPLLSSFSNIQPLVFTFPPHPSLPEGVENVRDIGNHGNLPIINSLAKLQDPIIHWFNSHSNPPVAIISDFFLGWTHHLANKLRIPRIGFFSSGAFLTSTLDYVCNHMSLIRSRSQELITFHDLPNSPTFPWEHLPSIARFYKESDPEWELVLDGLIVNASSWGCVVNTFDALESPYMEYLTKITGHGRVFAVGPVSLLPDPDPTKSGIGFGCDVLSWLDDKPDGSVVYVCFGSQKFLTTEQMEALEIGLEESGIRYVWVVKPEQCGPVGTGSGRGIVIKGWAPQVSILSHPAVGGFLSHCGWNSVLEAIVAGVMILAWPMEADQYVNAKLLVEDHGAAVRVCEGNDTIPDATELARIIAESMSGEKSDKKIKAEELKYKAIQAVKDGGTSSMDLDRFISELCNIGPKMNVAGAISVLEISN; via the exons ATGTCTTCTTCCTTGATGAAGCAAAAGCAAAAGTTGGATGAATATCGGAATGCTCCGAAGCACATGGATGAATTTAAAAGACTCGATG GTGCACATATATTGGTTTTCCCATTTCCAGCACAAGGTCACATGCTCCCACTTCTGGACCTAACTCACCGCTTAGCCAAAAACGGTTTAACCATAACCATTGTGGTCACCCCGAAAAACCTCCCAATCCTCAACCCACTTCTCTCTTCTTTTTCTAACATCCAACCCCTCGTATTTACCTTCCCACCCCACCCTTCCCTTCCTGAGGGTGTAGAAAACGTGAGAGACATCGGAAACCATGGAAACCTCCCTATCATCAACTCACTCGCAAAACTCCAAGACCCAATCATCCACTGGTTCAACTCCCACTCTAATCCGCCTGTTGCTATCATTTCTGATTTCTTTCTCGGTTGGACACACCACCTCGCCAACAAGCTACGCATCCCGAGGATCGGGTTCTTCTCCTCCGGTGCTTTCTTGACCTCTACCCTCGACTACGTCTGCAACCATATGTCGTTGATTCGTTCTCGTTCTCAGGAACTCATCACCTTCCATGATCTCCCGAATTCTCCTACTTTTCCATGGGAGCATCTTCCATCCATAGCTCGATTCTACAAGGAATCGGATCCTGAATGGGAGCTTGTGCTTGATGGTCTTATCGTGAATGCATCAAGTTGGGGTTGCGTTGTCAATACCTTTGATGCATTGGAGTCTCCATACATGGAGTATCTCACAAAGATAACGGGTCATGGGAGGGTTTTCGCCGTCGGGCCGGTTAGTTTGCTTCCGGATCCGGATCCAACCAAGTCTGGTATTGGTTTCGGGTGTGATGTGTTGAGTTGGCTCGATGACAAACCCGATGGGAGTGTTGTATATGTGTGTTTTGGAAGCCAGAAGTTCTTGACAACCGAGCAAATGGAGGCTTTGGAAATTGGGCTCGAGGAGAGTGGGATTCGTTATGTTTGGGTGGTGAAACCGGAGCAGTGTGGCCCGGTTGGAACCGGGTCGGGTAGAGGAATAGTGATAAAGGGTTGGGCACCACAAGTGTCGATACTGAGTCACCCAGCTGTCGGTGGGTTTCTGAGTCACTGTGGGTGGAACTCGGTTCTTGAAGCTATTGTAGCTGGAGTTATGATACTGGCATGGCCTATGGAAGCTGACCAATATGTTAATGCTAAGTTGTTAGTAGAAGACCATGGTGCAGCTGTTCGAGTTTGTGAAGGAAATGATACTATACCTGACGCAACCGAGTTGGCTCGGATAATTGCCGAGTCAATGAGTGGGGAGAAAAGTGACAAGAAAATAAAAGCGGAAGAACTGAAATACAAAGCTATTCAAGCGGTGAAGGATGGTGGGACATCATCTATGGATTTAGATAGGTTTATTAGTGAGTTGTGTAacattgggccaaaaatgaatgTTGCTGGCGCTATTTCGGTGTTAGAGATTTcaaattaa